One Synechococcus sp. PROS-9-1 DNA window includes the following coding sequences:
- a CDS encoding bestrophin family ion channel, with the protein MTCSSLTLLPETLVQVLGLLLSLPLGFRYSQAYSRWWEARVLWGAMVNQSRNWRDLITRVLPRQLAPSSSICSLIASSPCPWIGFVP; encoded by the coding sequence ATGACCTGCAGCTCTCTGACGTTGCTTCCGGAAACGTTGGTGCAGGTTCTCGGCCTGCTTCTCAGCCTTCCCCTGGGTTTCCGCTATAGCCAGGCCTACAGCCGCTGGTGGGAAGCGCGTGTGCTCTGGGGGGCAATGGTCAATCAAAGTCGCAATTGGCGTGATTTGATCACGCGTGTTTTGCCTCGCCAGTTGGCACCGTCCTCGAGCATCTGTTCGTTGATCGCCAGTTCGCCTTGCCCATGGATCGGTTTTGTGCCCTGA
- a CDS encoding DegT/DnrJ/EryC1/StrS aminotransferase family protein has protein sequence MQVPPFSLTDQLADLGSELDDAVLRVLRSGQYIGGAEIKTFEDAFAASVNCRHAVGCNSGTDALVLALRGLGIGSGDEVITASFSFFATAEAISAVGATPVFVDVDPETYLIDLNLIEAAITPATKVLLPVHLFGRPVDMARIMDISHRHGLKVVEDCAQATGASWDSKPVGSWGDVGCFSFFPTKNLGAAGDGGAMTCQDDALAQRMRELAVHGMPRRYLHTALGYNSRLDSIQAAVLNVKLPHLNEWVEKRTAIAKRYLDVLKDLPGVQLPDSAAEESVGHGWNQFVVRVRLCPGHQPSCGGTCAEAASPLGLPTSRCRDWLKQSLQEQGVNTIIYYPIPIHRQPAYDDQKHAEDDLPITDQLCSEVLSLPIFPELTSEQQDRVIAVLREQLVAQSQERMVA, from the coding sequence ATGCAGGTGCCTCCGTTCAGCCTCACAGATCAGCTTGCCGACCTCGGATCGGAGCTCGATGATGCCGTCTTGCGGGTGTTGCGCAGTGGGCAATACATCGGTGGCGCCGAGATCAAAACCTTTGAGGACGCGTTTGCAGCAAGCGTGAACTGTCGCCATGCCGTGGGTTGCAACAGCGGTACCGATGCGTTGGTCCTGGCACTAAGAGGCCTTGGCATCGGCTCTGGCGATGAGGTGATCACCGCATCCTTCAGCTTCTTCGCAACGGCTGAAGCGATCAGCGCCGTAGGGGCGACGCCCGTGTTCGTGGACGTGGACCCTGAGACCTATCTGATCGACCTCAATCTGATTGAAGCGGCGATCACACCCGCCACCAAGGTCCTCCTACCGGTCCATCTGTTTGGCCGTCCGGTGGATATGGCCCGCATCATGGACATCTCTCATCGCCATGGGCTCAAAGTGGTGGAGGACTGCGCCCAGGCCACCGGAGCCAGCTGGGACTCCAAACCCGTAGGCAGTTGGGGCGATGTCGGCTGCTTCAGCTTTTTTCCCACGAAAAATCTCGGAGCTGCTGGTGATGGCGGCGCCATGACCTGCCAAGACGATGCTTTGGCGCAACGCATGCGTGAACTCGCGGTGCACGGCATGCCACGTCGCTACCTTCACACCGCCTTGGGCTACAACAGCCGCCTGGATTCAATTCAGGCCGCTGTTCTCAACGTGAAGCTGCCTCACCTCAACGAATGGGTCGAGAAGCGCACAGCGATTGCCAAGCGCTACCTCGATGTTCTCAAAGACCTCCCAGGCGTTCAGCTGCCCGATTCCGCCGCTGAGGAAAGCGTTGGCCATGGTTGGAACCAGTTTGTGGTGCGCGTGCGTCTTTGCCCAGGACATCAGCCGTCTTGCGGCGGAACCTGCGCTGAAGCAGCCAGCCCCTTGGGCCTGCCCACCAGTCGATGCCGGGACTGGCTCAAGCAAAGCCTTCAAGAGCAGGGCGTGAACACGATCATCTACTACCCCATCCCCATCCATCGCCAGCCGGCTTACGACGACCAAAAGCACGCTGAAGACGACCTTCCCATCACAGATCAACTGTGCAGCGAGGTGCTGAGTCTGCCGATTTTTCCGGAATTAACGTCCGAACAACAGGATCGCGTGATCGCGGTGTTGCGCGAACAACTCGTTGCTCAGAGTCAAGAGCGGATGGTGGCGTAA
- a CDS encoding thioredoxin family protein, whose protein sequence is MVLTPSTMLPLQHPLPRFSLPLVSGHAPWSSLDAVVNSRDLPGRPLLVMLICAHCPFVKHVEPEISRMEADFGDQMTLIAISSNSLTTHPQDGRDGLRQQADQQGWSFPYLLDEQQTLAKDLRGACTPEFYAFAPDADGTQTLRYRGQLDASRPGNNQPLDGADLRAALTNILAGTPVSETQLPSVGCNIKWDPGEEPPWFDQST, encoded by the coding sequence ATGGTCCTGACACCATCCACGATGCTTCCTCTTCAGCATCCTTTGCCTCGATTCTCACTGCCCTTGGTGTCGGGTCATGCCCCCTGGTCCTCACTGGATGCCGTGGTGAATAGCAGGGATCTACCAGGGCGCCCCCTGTTGGTGATGCTGATTTGTGCTCACTGCCCCTTCGTGAAACACGTGGAGCCAGAGATCAGCCGTATGGAGGCGGATTTCGGTGACCAGATGACCCTGATCGCCATCTCCAGCAATAGCCTCACCACCCATCCGCAAGACGGTCGTGATGGGCTGCGTCAACAGGCCGATCAGCAGGGTTGGAGCTTCCCCTATCTCCTGGATGAGCAGCAAACTCTGGCCAAAGACCTGCGTGGAGCCTGCACCCCTGAGTTCTATGCCTTCGCACCCGATGCCGATGGCACGCAAACGCTTCGCTATCGCGGCCAACTGGATGCGAGTCGGCCAGGGAATAACCAGCCTCTCGACGGAGCTGACCTACGGGCTGCCCTCACAAATATCTTGGCTGGAACGCCTGTGAGCGAGACGCAGCTGCCTTCGGTGGGCTGCAACATCAAATGGGACCCGGGCGAAGAACCCCCATGGTTTGATCAATCGACTTAA
- a CDS encoding FAD-binding domain-containing protein, giving the protein MSRLPHVAPLSWPSESTDLPRDLHERSALNSLLAQEFPTASGELSPIAGGRAAAEWQLSAIDAKRYGRSRNHLNGSVTRLSPYIRHGILTLAEVRDAVFSQLKQNNQARNDGGKLINELGWRDFWQRMWLDLGDRVYDDQEDHKTGHDASEYQQDLPDDIREGQTQLACMDGFRNELVTHGWLHNHARMWMAAYLVHWRRVHWRAGADWFLEHLLDGDPASNHLSWQWVASSFSHKPYFFNRQNLERYSNGLYCQDCPSNKSCPFDRSYEQLEQQLFKVQPAIREGTARRSSRPSSRPSTQRF; this is encoded by the coding sequence GTGTCCAGGCTGCCGCACGTTGCGCCGCTCAGTTGGCCGAGCGAATCCACAGATCTGCCCCGAGATCTTCACGAGCGCTCGGCGCTGAATTCCTTGTTAGCGCAAGAGTTTCCAACCGCATCCGGGGAGCTCAGTCCGATCGCAGGCGGTCGAGCCGCTGCTGAATGGCAACTGAGTGCGATAGATGCCAAGCGCTACGGCCGCAGTCGCAACCACCTCAACGGCTCGGTCACACGCCTCTCGCCCTACATCCGCCACGGAATTCTCACGCTCGCGGAAGTGCGAGATGCCGTCTTCTCACAGCTGAAACAGAACAACCAAGCAAGGAACGACGGCGGAAAACTGATCAATGAGCTGGGATGGCGCGATTTCTGGCAGCGGATGTGGCTTGATCTCGGCGATCGTGTTTATGACGATCAGGAAGATCACAAAACCGGCCATGACGCCAGTGAGTATCAGCAGGATCTCCCCGATGACATCCGGGAAGGACAAACACAACTTGCCTGCATGGACGGCTTCAGGAACGAACTAGTTACCCATGGATGGCTGCATAACCACGCGCGGATGTGGATGGCGGCCTATCTCGTGCACTGGAGACGGGTGCACTGGCGTGCGGGGGCTGACTGGTTCCTGGAGCACCTACTGGATGGCGACCCCGCCAGCAACCACCTCAGCTGGCAGTGGGTGGCCAGCAGCTTCAGTCACAAGCCCTATTTCTTTAATCGCCAAAACCTGGAGCGCTACAGCAACGGGTTGTATTGCCAGGACTGTCCAAGCAACAAATCCTGTCCCTTTGATCGCAGTTACGAGCAGTTGGAACAACAGCTGTTCAAGGTTCAGCCAGCCATCCGTGAGGGGACAGCGCGTCGCTCATCCCGCCCCAGCTCACGGCCCAGTACCCAGCGATTTTGA
- the folK gene encoding 2-amino-4-hydroxy-6-hydroxymethyldihydropteridine diphosphokinase, whose protein sequence is MTPPVRNSLADQSYSLAVALGANQASPAGSPLQTLTAVRPLLEGVMRSWAQSMEGSNPGTRTPHCNSSALTLSWSPLQQTAPVGGPIDQPSYLNAVLLVKGMDVKPASTTALHLLDALQQLEQSFGRNRSQEERWGPRPLDLDLLFWGELRLDHPRLTLPHPRLHLRCFVMEPLLAAMQNSTPWLS, encoded by the coding sequence TTGACTCCACCTGTGAGAAACAGTCTCGCTGATCAGAGCTACAGCCTTGCTGTGGCCCTTGGCGCCAATCAGGCCAGTCCTGCTGGCTCGCCGCTGCAGACCCTGACGGCCGTAAGGCCTTTGCTTGAGGGTGTGATGCGCAGCTGGGCCCAGTCGATGGAAGGGAGCAACCCAGGGACAAGGACTCCGCACTGCAACTCTTCAGCACTGACGTTGTCTTGGTCTCCGTTGCAGCAGACCGCACCTGTGGGTGGACCGATCGATCAGCCCTCCTATCTCAATGCCGTTCTGCTGGTGAAGGGGATGGACGTTAAACCTGCGTCGACCACTGCATTGCATTTGCTGGATGCACTTCAACAGTTGGAGCAATCGTTCGGGCGCAACCGCTCTCAAGAAGAACGCTGGGGTCCTCGGCCATTAGACCTTGATCTGTTGTTTTGGGGCGAGTTGCGTTTGGATCACCCGCGTTTAACGCTGCCCCACCCCCGCTTGCATTTGCGCTGTTTTGTGATGGAGCCACTGCTGGCGGCCATGCAGAACTCAACGCCCTGGCTGAGCTGA
- the fabI gene encoding enoyl-ACP reductase FabI, translating to MLLDLTGKKILVTGIANNRSIAWGIAQQLKAAGAELGITYLPDEKGRFETKVRELTAPLEPSLFLPLNVQDAAQMETVFAEIKDKWGQLDGLVHCLAFAGKEELVGDFSATTAEGFARALEISAYSLAPLCRHAKPLFSEKAGVVTLTYLGAERAIPNYNVMGVAKAALEASVRYLSAELGPEKQVRVNAISAGPIRTLASSAIGGILDMIHNVEEKAPLRRTVTQNEVGNTAAFLLSDLSSGISGQTIYVDAGYCINGM from the coding sequence ATGCTTCTTGATCTCACTGGTAAGAAGATCCTTGTTACTGGCATCGCCAACAACCGCTCCATTGCCTGGGGCATCGCGCAACAGCTCAAGGCGGCTGGAGCCGAGCTTGGGATCACCTATCTGCCTGATGAGAAGGGTCGATTTGAAACCAAGGTTCGTGAGCTCACGGCTCCGTTAGAGCCGTCGTTGTTTTTGCCTCTCAATGTTCAGGATGCCGCTCAGATGGAGACGGTGTTCGCTGAAATCAAAGACAAGTGGGGGCAGCTTGATGGCCTCGTGCACTGTTTGGCTTTTGCGGGGAAAGAAGAACTGGTGGGCGACTTCAGTGCCACCACGGCTGAGGGTTTTGCCCGTGCTTTAGAGATCAGCGCCTATTCCCTTGCTCCTCTTTGCCGTCACGCCAAGCCGTTGTTCAGCGAGAAAGCGGGTGTGGTGACCTTGACCTACCTCGGCGCTGAGCGAGCGATCCCTAACTACAACGTGATGGGTGTGGCCAAGGCGGCGCTGGAAGCCTCCGTTCGCTATCTCTCCGCTGAGCTTGGGCCCGAAAAGCAGGTGCGAGTGAATGCGATCAGTGCTGGCCCGATCCGCACGCTGGCGAGTTCTGCGATCGGAGGGATCCTCGACATGATCCACAACGTGGAGGAGAAGGCACCACTGCGCCGTACGGTCACTCAAAACGAAGTAGGGAACACTGCGGCGTTCCTGCTCAGTGATTTGTCGAGTGGCATTTCTGGCCAAACCATTTATGTGGATGCTGGTTATTGCATCAACGGCATGTGA
- a CDS encoding NUDIX hydrolase, giving the protein MAPLPAPEPSMCLETLETMDARKIRFERNRIRLPMGVEGTFGIIRHPGASLAVPINADGQVVILRQYRFAVQARLLEFPAGTLEEGEDPLESMQRELGEEAGYSAARWDSLGPMLPCPGYSDEVIHCFLARDLTRLEHPPAGDDDEDLEVILMSPSELDARLASGDEWLDGKSVTAWFRAKQLLGL; this is encoded by the coding sequence ATGGCCCCGCTGCCCGCGCCTGAGCCCTCCATGTGTTTGGAGACCCTCGAGACCATGGATGCGCGCAAGATTCGTTTCGAGCGCAATCGCATCCGCTTGCCGATGGGGGTGGAAGGAACGTTTGGAATCATTCGCCACCCCGGGGCTTCATTGGCGGTTCCGATCAACGCTGACGGCCAGGTGGTGATTTTGCGCCAATACCGTTTTGCAGTGCAGGCACGTCTCCTTGAGTTTCCAGCGGGCACCCTTGAAGAGGGTGAAGATCCTTTGGAATCGATGCAGCGCGAGCTTGGGGAAGAAGCTGGATACAGCGCTGCTCGTTGGGATTCGCTCGGACCGATGTTGCCTTGTCCTGGCTACTCGGACGAAGTGATTCATTGCTTTCTGGCGCGGGACCTCACGCGTTTGGAGCATCCACCTGCTGGCGATGACGATGAGGATCTTGAGGTGATCCTGATGAGTCCGTCCGAACTGGATGCCCGCCTTGCGTCCGGTGATGAGTGGCTGGATGGCAAAAGCGTCACCGCCTGGTTCCGTGCCAAGCAACTGCTGGGTCTCTGA
- a CDS encoding FAD-binding domain-containing protein — MAASRVLFWHRRDLRLADNLGLQAAVEISPAVTGVYVLDPALIHPPESLPPMAPARLWFLVETLRELQQRWSEAGSRLLVVAGDPVQVLPRLASLLEVPAVVWSRDVEPYARERDRQVAKALQADGRKVLVDWDQLLLAPDLIKTGGGDPYRVYGPFLRNWRGQVERSAPTTVDAPMALIDLEAETLVAVSGGEGSLGRLCAEGQRQLEQLQVEHGFHGVDLCPSRPGEAAAAEQLATFADGALLAYEPDRNFPGMPGTSYLSAGLSVGTVSPRQAWCAAQGAKEIARSDEQRQAITVWEQELCWREFYQQALFHFPELVDGPYREQWRRFPWENNNDWFDAWQEGQTGMPIIDAAMRQLNQSGWMHNRCRMIVASFLVKDLICDWRWGERAFMELEVDGDLAANNGGWQWSASSGMDPKPLRIFNPATQASKFDAEGEYIREWVPELRHVNTKDLISGEIAALERRGYPELLINHKVQQAKFKALYATIRS; from the coding sequence ATGGCAGCGTCTCGCGTTCTGTTTTGGCATCGCCGCGACCTGCGCTTGGCCGACAATCTCGGTCTGCAGGCGGCTGTGGAGATCAGCCCTGCGGTGACGGGCGTGTATGTGCTGGATCCAGCGCTGATCCACCCTCCTGAGTCGTTGCCACCCATGGCTCCGGCCCGCCTTTGGTTCTTGGTGGAAACCCTGCGCGAACTCCAGCAGCGTTGGAGTGAAGCTGGGAGTCGTTTGCTTGTGGTGGCTGGCGACCCGGTGCAGGTGTTGCCGCGATTGGCGTCGCTGCTGGAGGTGCCGGCGGTGGTGTGGAGCCGTGATGTTGAGCCTTATGCACGGGAACGCGACCGTCAGGTGGCCAAAGCCCTGCAAGCTGATGGGCGCAAGGTTTTGGTGGACTGGGATCAGCTGCTGCTGGCACCAGATCTGATCAAAACAGGCGGTGGTGATCCTTATCGGGTCTATGGCCCCTTTCTGCGCAATTGGCGCGGACAGGTGGAGCGCAGTGCACCAACCACTGTGGACGCTCCCATGGCCTTGATCGATTTGGAGGCCGAGACGCTGGTGGCTGTCAGTGGCGGTGAGGGCTCTCTCGGCCGCTTGTGCGCTGAGGGTCAGCGGCAGCTGGAGCAGCTGCAGGTTGAGCATGGTTTTCATGGCGTGGATCTCTGCCCAAGCCGCCCAGGAGAGGCCGCGGCTGCTGAGCAGTTGGCCACCTTTGCGGACGGAGCATTGCTGGCCTATGAACCCGATCGCAATTTTCCTGGGATGCCAGGAACCTCTTATCTCAGTGCGGGCCTGAGTGTGGGTACGGTCAGTCCTCGTCAGGCCTGGTGTGCTGCCCAAGGCGCCAAGGAGATCGCCCGCAGCGATGAGCAACGGCAGGCAATCACGGTGTGGGAACAGGAACTCTGCTGGCGTGAGTTTTACCAGCAGGCCTTGTTTCATTTCCCTGAGCTAGTGGATGGTCCTTACCGAGAGCAGTGGCGGCGTTTCCCTTGGGAGAACAACAACGACTGGTTTGATGCTTGGCAGGAAGGACAAACGGGGATGCCGATCATCGATGCAGCGATGCGACAGCTCAACCAAAGCGGCTGGATGCACAACCGTTGCCGCATGATCGTGGCCTCCTTTCTTGTGAAGGATTTGATCTGTGATTGGCGTTGGGGCGAGCGTGCCTTCATGGAGCTGGAGGTGGATGGAGATTTGGCCGCCAATAACGGCGGCTGGCAATGGAGTGCCAGCAGTGGCATGGATCCCAAGCCTTTGCGGATCTTCAATCCGGCCACTCAGGCTTCAAAATTTGACGCCGAAGGCGAGTACATCCGCGAATGGGTGCCTGAATTGCGGCACGTGAACACCAAGGATTTAATCAGTGGTGAGATCGCTGCTTTAGAGCGCAGGGGGTATCCGGAGCTGCTGATTAATCATAAGGTGCAGCAGGCCAAGTTCAAAGCCCTTTACGCCACCATCCGCTCTTGA